In Limnochordia bacterium, one DNA window encodes the following:
- a CDS encoding manganese efflux pump, protein MPLWSVVLLGLSVSVDSFALGIAYSMQKIRIPWFSLLIIGFCTASLMGLSILIGQSTSWIIPEAFSVVIGGGILVGIGSWQLFQGCKSYLRQLRKRTLIGQLGLIKDPGAFDIDRSGSLDRFESLLLGLALGMDAFAAGFAVAMLGFAWWHIPIVASICVGLVYIGFWVGRRNAICWLSQRGFVLSGLLLIGLGLWRLLF, encoded by the coding sequence ATGCCGCTATGGTCTGTGGTATTACTAGGTCTTTCCGTGAGTGTAGACAGTTTTGCCTTGGGGATCGCCTATAGTATGCAGAAGATTAGAATCCCCTGGTTTAGCCTGTTAATCATCGGCTTTTGTACTGCATCTTTGATGGGGCTTTCCATACTTATTGGCCAATCCACCTCATGGATTATCCCCGAGGCTTTTTCTGTTGTGATCGGTGGGGGAATATTGGTAGGTATTGGCTCTTGGCAACTGTTCCAAGGGTGTAAAAGTTATCTACGACAGCTGCGAAAGAGGACCCTTATTGGACAACTTGGGCTGATTAAAGATCCCGGTGCCTTCGATATAGACCGCTCCGGTTCCTTAGATAGGTTTGAGTCCTTGCTGTTGGGGCTTGCCTTAGGGATGGACGCCTTTGCCGCGGGATTTGCTGTGGCGATGTTGGGGTTTGCTTGGTGGCATATTCCAATCGTAGCTTCAATCTGTGTAGGTTTGGTGTATATCGGGTTTTGGGTGGGAAGGCGTAACGCCATCTGTTGGTTAAGTCAGCGGGGTTTTGTCCTCTCGGGGTTGCTGTTGATTGGTTTGGGTCTGTGGCGTTTGCTCTTCTGA